GTCATTACCCGTAGCGAAGATCGCCTTGTTGATCGCCGTAGCCAGCGTACCAGCAGGGATGATAAGGTCGGTCGCATTTTCCAGCACCGGGCTTTTCGGGAATTCAGCACCGCTGAAACCGGTCATCTTATACTTACCCTGATCGCTGTTGATCTCCACACCGTGGTGTTTCGCATCAATGGTGAAGGTGAGCGGTTGCTCAGGGAACGCTTTCAAGGTATCCAGAATGATCCGGGCAGGAATTGCCACGCTGCCTTTGTCCTTGGCTTCCACCGGCATGCTTGCGGTGATCGTGGTCTCCAGATCACTGGCGGTTACGGTCAATTGCTTTCCGTCTATCTCAAAAAGGAAATTATCAAGAATGGGCAATGTGTTGCTACTGGCAAGTACGCCTTGTAACGATTGGAGCTGCTTAAGAAGAGCGGTACTGGATACGATGAATTTCATCGGGCTGTCTAGATTGTATTTTGGATCGCAAAGGTAGCCGGACAGGTCCTCAAAAAAGCCCGATCTTATTAACATGGAACGGCCTTTATCCATGAATTGAACGTGGTACGCTGAACTACCGTGACCAAGGAATCCTCCACCAAGGCATACATCCTATCCTTGTCGTACAGTGGCTGAGATACATCGAAAGTAGGCTCCGTTCCCGTGTAAGGCATATACCAGAATTTAACCTCCTGCTCGCTTCCATTTCGGTTGAATGTCTTGATCACATGGTGCGGCAGGGCCGTCAATAACGAATCACGCTTCACCGGTTTCATGGTACGATCGATATACTCGTAGTTCAAATTCTGATAAGCGAGTAAGGCACCTTTGACCAAAAAAGTATCCATCGGAAGGGGCACTCCTTGCAGCGTGGTGAGCTGGACATCACCCTTTTCATTTTGTTCAATACGGTAGGACGCCTTTGCGTTATGTGGAAATTCACTCTGCACGCCAGCAAGGTCATACAGGTCGGCAAAGTGGAACACGGTCGGTGCGCGCCAATCATCCAGAACGGTGTTGAACCGTGTGTTCAGCACTCCGGAGAATCCTGCCATGTTCATCTCAAAGGGGTTACTGCTCCTGCCGATACCGGGCTTTTCAAGCAACATGTAAGTGCCGAAGTGGTCTTTTGTTGCGTGCCCAACGATCCAGATCTTGCTGGGTTCATTGCCGCCTTCATAGATCTCTACTTTTTTGCCTCCGGCAGCCATTTCACGCAAGGTGTACGCTTCCGCACTTTTGGCCACAGGGCTGCGCACCTCGATGCGTTTGAAGGTGCGTAGAAGCAGGTCCACACGCTGTTGTTGCGGTATGAGGTCATTGTTCAATGTCCAGCCGTTCGCGGTTCGTCGCAGATCAATGCTTTTTTTATGCTGATCCACGATGTAAATGCGCGTAACCCCGGCCGTATCCGCAATGGCGAAATCGCTCAACGGCACATCCAGTGTCGTAGCCGATGAACGCGTGTTCAGCCACCATGCCACAGCACCAAGTACGGCAAGCGTCAAGATCAGAATGCCTTTTTTGTTCATGCGGTGAAAGTTGATCTGCGACGACGATACAAGTGATAAGCGATGCCTGCGAGAATACTGATCAGGATCGGTAATGCAACGGCGATGATCTGCCAAAAGGAGCGTTCCATAGCCACACGTTGCGGATCCAGCTGTCTTAGGGCGATCGCTCTGGAACGTATGCTGATCAGTGCCTTATCATCTAACAGGTAGTTCATGCAATTGATCAACAGTTCGCGATTCCCGTAGATCTTTGAATTGGCATAGCGATCGAAGCCAAGCATGTAGAACATTTCTTTGGCCGGGTCGATCCGGTTCTCGATAACGTTGCCATCGGAGATAACGATCTGAGCGGTCCGGGCTCCTTGTTCGCGGTATCCGACCGTTGGGTCGTCCGTAAATTCCTTCGGCAAGAGATCAACGAATGCGGATGTGAAATTTCCTTCCAACAAAACGGCCACAGGCAAATAGGGTGTGGTCGTCCGGTCGAAACCCATATCCGCCTCCACTACGCCAAGGCTCACGCGGACCGGATTCCTCAACATCCGGGTATAAGCCGATGTTGAGAGCAGTATCGTTTTCTTCACATTGTCGGTCGCGATGGTATCCAAGCTGCCAACGAAGCGCAGGTGGATCGGGTCCAGGTTCGATACGATAGGGTGCCCACTTGTTGGAATGATCACGGGTTCGAAGTACCACGGGAAGCGCTCCAATTTCCGTTGATTACCGTACGGTTGCGTATAGATCTCGATCGGTGCGCAATTGCGATCCAGCAACAGGTCTTTGTTCAGGCGAACACCGTAGGCGAATAATTGATCGTCCAGATCAAGGTCGTACGGCCGTGCCATGGATACCTGATTCGTGCGCAAGCTATCCAGGTTCGCGTTCATTGCATCGATCAGCCAAAGGACCTTACCGCCGTTCATGATGAACTGATCAATGACATACCGATCACGTCCAGCGAATGTGCTATCCGGCTTAGCGATGATCAGCGCATCATAGTTGTTCACGCGGAAATTCATTTTCTCCGGTCTTATGCTGAGCGCATCCAACTTCTCGTCGATCCGAACGGTGCTGACATCGTATTGCTCCTTAAGCAGGTTGGTCATGTCCGCGATCTGCATACCGGAGAGTTCACCTTGCCCTTCGAGGAACGCGATCCGCGGTTTCTTCAGTGTAATGGCCTGTCTGAATGCGCTGGCCATTTCATACTCGAGGTTATTCAGCGAACGGTTCACGATCTCCGCATCCGGGGCACGCAGTTGCGTCTTGAGCAGCTGCACGGGAACGGTCTTATCGCGGTATGTTACCAACGCACCAGGGAAAATGATCCGCTCTGAATACGCACCAGCTTCCTGAAGGCGAATGCTGCTATACGTCAGACCCTGTTCTTGCAATTGGTCGTAGATCTGCTTCCTGGTCTTTTCGTCCGTACTGGCATTCGGGTCAATGAAGCTGTATTGGATCTTGTCAGGTTGATAGGCCCGCATTTCATCCAAGAGATCTTTCGCGGCTTGCGATAACCGTTGCAGATCAGCCGGCAAGCCACCGGTCAAATACACTTTTACATAAACGATATCCGGCAATTCCTCCACCATTTCACGGGTCGCCGGCGTGAGGGTAAAGCGCTGCTCATTTGTAAGGTCGGCCCGTACGCGCAAGAAGGAACCGATGAACAGGACCACACACACGATCCCCACGCCGATAGCCAGTTCCAGAAGGTCGCCCGAACGGCTGCTCCGGTTCCGAGGAGATGATGTTGCGCTTTTTGCCATCACCATTTACGACTTTGCAGGACCGTACGCGTCAACAGAACGAAGACGGTAATGACTCCAACGTAATAGAGCACATCGCGCAGATCCAGGACACCGCGGCTCATACTTTCATAATGCGACTGTATTCCAATGGCTCGAATGATGCCTTCAAAGGCACCGAATGTTTGGAAGCTTGCGATCAGATCAAATCCCAAGTACAGAAAGAATGAGATGAACACTGCAATGAGAAAGGCCACGATCTGGCTATCGGTAAGGGACGATGCGAAAATGCCAATGGCCGCGAAACATGCCGCCAGCAAGAATAAGCCGATGTAGGATCCCCATGTCGCTCCTTGATCGATCCCACTAAAGGAGAGTAGCGTGTGCACGAGTAATGCAACCCCTCCGGCGATCACCACGCGGATGAATACGGCTTGGATCAGTTTCGCCATGGTCCATTTCGGCGTGCTGCGCGATCCTTTTTTGAATACGGACCAGATCATAATGGCCAGCACAATACCGGTGATGGACCAGGTGCGCACGGCAATTGAACTTGCGATGGCATCACTTGGGAAAGCGTGCGCCAAGGCCAAATGGTCCACCACCCAAACATAAATGAGCGTCGGAAATAGCGCGAAAAGGACCAAGAGAACGGAAGCACCGTACTTGGCAAGCACCACATGCATTTCCGATAGTGGTTTCGTGAGCAGGAATTCGATGGTCCCGTTTCTTTTTTCCTCACTGAAACTGCGCATGGTGATCGCAGGAACAAGAAACAGGAACACCCATGGTGCTATGAAGAAGAGCGGCCCAAGGTCAGCGTAACCGGAATCAAGGATGTTGTTCGGGAATACCCACAGGAATAAGCCCGTGAGCAGTAGGAATACCACCACAACGATCTGGCCTATCAGTGAACCAAGGAAGCCTCGGAGCTCTTTCAATATCAATGCCCTCATACCGAACGGGCCGCAAGATAAGCGTGCCTAGAACGAGAACGAATGCCGTTGCTTGGATGATCCATGCCGTTCTGTGAAAAGAAGGGGAGTGTGGCCGTAATACCACTACCGTTGTTCAACCGGAAATTGCGTTGGAAGATCTATTCCGAGATAAGAGCAAGATCAGAATTCAATGACCGATTTACGTTCCCTTTTCGGCTTCTTCGGGATCTTCGTCTCCTCTGAGTTGCAGTAATTCCGGACGATGTATTGCGCCTGGGAATCGCCCATCTCGCCACAGACCCTCCAATCTGCACATGCCTTTTCCTTGTTCTCCAGACCATAATAGCACTCAGCACGATAATAATGTGCTTCGGCCAGGTTCAGAGAGTCCGTAGTGATCACCTTGGTCAAGCGCTCAATTGCTTCATCGTATCGTTCCATCTCGAACAATAAAATAGCCGCACTCATGTCACCCCCAACAATACCGGGCTTTATTTTCAATGCAGCTTCAATGTCCTCAAATCCATCTTCTTCTTTGTAAAGTTCACCTTTTACTACGCCTCGTAGGAAAAGTGCGTCGGCACTGGCAGGTTTCAGATCCAACGCACGATCCAAGGATCGCAAAGCGGCGCTATTATCCAATCCTAGATAGTTGGCACATGCCTCGTTGTAATAGGCATCTCCGTCATCCGGATCCAATTTCAACGCCCGGTTGATGTCTTGTATCGCATCCTTCAAACGGCCTTCTGTGATGTGGATCGCACTGCGGCTTACAAAAAGCCGCGGATCGGTATCATCCAGTTTCTCGGCGATGACATAATCCAGCAAGGCACCGTGCAAATTTTTCTGGCGCTGCTTTATGTCACCTCTCAATTTATGCGCGCCGGGCAGCTCACCGTTCAGGGCGATCGCGCTATCGGCATAGGCCTGAGCTAGATCATAGGTCTCGGCGGCATACGCATTTGTCGCTTTCGCTAATAACTCGTCAGCGGATGTTTGGGCGGATAGCGCAACAGGAAGAACTAGAATCGCAAATAATAGGGATCGGAACATGGGGCTAAGATCGTTGAAACGCGCTTAACCCAGAAATCATGCCAAGGCTTTCGTGACCCAACAGCCACTACGCACTGAACAGGATCATGGCGCCTAATGCTCCCGATCCACCGTCCAAGCTTCCGCCTTTTCCTCGAAAAGTTGTTTAACTACGGGCCATACGGATGCGAATACCTCGGATACACGATATGCTTCAAGATCGGAAACGACATTCCAGTGGCTGTAGGTAAAAAAGACCCGTGGATCATCCCGGTCGTGCAACAATTCCAGATGGGAACACCCCGGAAAACTACGGATCTTCGGTTTCCAACCTTCGAAAAGCTTTTGGAACGTTCCGATATGTTCCTGAGCAAAGGTCATTTTAACGATACGAATGATCATCTCACCCAATCGCCAAAATCGATCCGTACGGCATCTGACTCGTGTACTCCGAACAGTCTGGCAGCTCCGCCACCACTGCCTTCCACGCCTTTATTCACAGCGATCTCCAGGAGTCCACCGGCACCGAAGAATGCGACGCGATCACCAGCCGGGACATCAGCGTAGGTCTTATCGATCTTCGCGATATCATATACTGTTCTGCCAAAACCGATCTTGAATGTTCGCCCTTTACCGACCTCGTCGAATAGTTGCTTTCGCACATTGGTGACAAGATTGCCGTACGAGTCGATGTAGACCACTTTCGCCCGAATGCTCTGAGCGTCAGTGGCTGGTTGGAATCCGATCTGGTCCTTTATCCGGGTTACCTTTCTGCCAATAACATCCGGAGTACCGCCACGTGCAAGGTGGCAGGCTGCTTTGACGAAGACACTTTTGGTAGGGAAGGCAGCATGGTCCTCATCCAACAGCATGGTCAATTCGAACGCTTCGTGTGGTTTACTATCGAACAAGAGTGCGAAGATGCCATTGTCCGCACCAATGAAATAATGCCCGTCGTGGCGTACCACAAGATGTTGTGTTTGTCCATCGGCCTCGGGATTCACGCCAATGATGTGAATGGTGCCTCGCGGGAAATTCGGGTAGGCCTGCCGAAGCACGAATGCCGCTTGGGAATTATTGAATGGTTTGATCAAATGGCTCACATCCACGATCATCGAATCCGGACATTGGCTCAGAATGGAGCCTTTGATGGATGCGACATAGTGGTCCTTAAGACCCATGTCCGTGGTGAGTGTAATTATGGCCATGGGAAAACCTGAGCGCTAGGATTACCTTTAGGGCCATCAAACATAATGGGATAGGAACCTCGGAAACGGAGTTCCCAAAAGACTAATCCACACTGAGAAGGTAAAAAAGAACTGAAAGAAAATTCGCCGAACGATTTTGATCTTGACAAAAAGATCGTAGCTTTTCAGCGGTCGTTCCGGTAAATGATCCGACGCAAACTCACAGAATTGAACGAGAAGCTAATTACCATAGAAGGCATCGATCCAGTATTGGTGCTTGGAGCCAATGATAGCAACCTTCGCATTATCAAAGGCATTTTTCCGAAACTCAGCATTATCGCCAGAGGTGATACGATCAAAGTAACCGGTGCTGAAGCCGACATTGCTCTATTCGAGGAACGATTCAAAGAACTCGTAGAGCACGTGGCACGCTACAATGAAATGCCGCGAAAAGTGTTGGATGATATCATGGGGGCCGGTGAAAAAGGCGCAAATGGGGGCGAAGAACCTGACGTTCTGGTATTCGGCAATGCGGGCCTGCGCGTAAAAGCGCGGACGGCCAATCAGCAAAAACTGGTGAAAGCGGTGGATGAGGGCGATATGGTCTTTGCCATTGGCCCGGCCGGTACCGGTAAGACGTATACAGCCGTTGCACTGGCTGTACGTGCACTGAAGGAGCGCCAAGTGCGTCGTATTATTCTTACCAGACCAGCAGTGGAAGCAGGGGAGAACCTCGGTTTCTTGCCTGGTGACCTCAAGGAAAAACTGGATCCTTACCTACAACCGTTGTATGATGCGCTCAAGGACATGATCCCAGCAGCCCGTCTGGCGGAATATTTGGATGAAGGGGTGATCCAGATCGCGCCTTTGGCCTTTATGCGTGGGCGCACATTGGATCATGCATTCGTGATCCTGGACGAAGCACAGAATGCAACCTTGCCACAGCTGAAGATGTTCCTGACCCGTATGGGACGGAACGCCAAATTCGTGATCACGGGTGATATGACACAGGTGGATCTTCCCGATCGCCAGCCGAGCGGATTGCTCCCGGTAGTGCGGATGCTAACTGGTGTGGATGGCATCAACGTGGTGGAGTTGGATGAAAAGGACGTGATCCGCCATGAACTGGTGATCCGCGTTCTACGCGCTTTTTCCAAGTTGGAAGAGGGCAATAAAGCGGACAAAAAATGACCACGACCTTGTCCGGAACATTAATGCGTTCCGATCTTAAGCTTGCCAAGTTGGAAAGCGTCTATCACGGTAAGGTCCGAGATGTCTATCACCTGAACGATGGCCGCACCATCTTGGTAGCGACCGACCGTATCAGCGCGTTCGATGTGGTGTTGCCACGCGGCATTCCGCACAAAGGCCAAGTGTTGAGCCAATTGAGCTGGCACATGTTGCAGGCCACACGGCACATTGCACCGAACTGGGCCCTATCAGCGCCGGATCCCAACGTCGTCATTGGCAAACGCTGCGAAACCGTAAAGGTGGAAATGGTGGTACGCGGTTACTTGGCGGGCCATGCTTGGCGCACGTATCAGACCGGCGCGCGAACATTATGCGGAGCAGTGTTACCGGAGGACATGAAGGAGAATGACCGCTTTCCTGAACCATTGATCACACCCAGCACTAAGGCCGATGAAGGGCATGATGAAGATATCTCGCCTGACCAGATCCTGAAAAGCGGACTTTGCACGGAAGTGGAATGGCAGACCATGAGCCGCTATGCGTTGGCGTTGTTTGCTGAGGGCACCCGGATCGCGAGTGAACAAGGCCTGCTGTTGGTGGATACGAAATACGAGTTCGGTCGCACGCGAACGGGAGAGATCCTGTTGATCGATGAGATCCACACGCCGGATAGTTCACGCTATTTCTATGCGGATGGATATGCCGAGCGCCAAGCCAATGGCGAACGGCAGAAGCAATTGAGCAAAGAATTCGTCCGCGAGTGGTTGATCGCCGGAGGCTTCATGGGCAAGGAAGGGCAACAGGTCCCGGAAATGGACGATGCCTTTGTGCAGAGCGTCACCGATCGCTACGTTGAGTTGTACGAACGGATAACCGGAATGACATTCGTGCCAGCGGATACCAGTGGGATCAACGAGCGGATCCAGAAAGCGTTGGAAGGATAAGTGGGATAGGTCTCTAGGGCGTTGAGTCCAACATTCAGTTTGGGCTTTCTTTTGCTCAAACGGGTGCATTCATTGAAAACACAGCTTCTGCGACCCTTTCTGGGTCAAAACACAGCATCGTGTTATGTTTTTCTGATATCTACGACCCATTTCAGGGTCGAAACATCCGCTTTATCCGACCCTGAAATGGGTCAAAGAGATTAGATCTCGGACATACCCAGCAAGTATTTCGACCCAGAAAGGGTCGTACAACGGCAGTAACGTGATTCAAAAGAGGCGATAGCCTTGAACATTCAATTCACCACGATCGCCTTCATGGTCTCAACCTTGCCGTTGATGTTCAGTCTATAGAAATAGCTGCCCGCCGCTAAGCCAAGTTCACCGGTATTGATCGGAATCACATATTTACCGTAGCCCATTTGCTCATCGTTCTTGATCGAATGGAGGAGTTTTCCTTCTTGATCCAGGATCTCCAGTCGAACAACGGCTTGGTCGTGTAATTTGAAAGACACATAGGCTATTCCTGAACTCGGGTTCGGAAAACTGTCAATGGCCTCGGTTTGATCCGT
This genomic window from Flavobacteriales bacterium contains:
- the gldG gene encoding gliding motility-associated ABC transporter substrate-binding protein GldG; translation: MAKSATSSPRNRSSRSGDLLELAIGVGIVCVVLFIGSFLRVRADLTNEQRFTLTPATREMVEELPDIVYVKVYLTGGLPADLQRLSQAAKDLLDEMRAYQPDKIQYSFIDPNASTDEKTRKQIYDQLQEQGLTYSSIRLQEAGAYSERIIFPGALVTYRDKTVPVQLLKTQLRAPDAEIVNRSLNNLEYEMASAFRQAITLKKPRIAFLEGQGELSGMQIADMTNLLKEQYDVSTVRIDEKLDALSIRPEKMNFRVNNYDALIIAKPDSTFAGRDRYVIDQFIMNGGKVLWLIDAMNANLDSLRTNQVSMARPYDLDLDDQLFAYGVRLNKDLLLDRNCAPIEIYTQPYGNQRKLERFPWYFEPVIIPTSGHPIVSNLDPIHLRFVGSLDTIATDNVKKTILLSTSAYTRMLRNPVRVSLGVVEADMGFDRTTTPYLPVAVLLEGNFTSAFVDLLPKEFTDDPTVGYREQGARTAQIVISDGNVIENRIDPAKEMFYMLGFDRYANSKIYGNRELLINCMNYLLDDKALISIRSRAIALRQLDPQRVAMERSFWQIIAVALPILISILAGIAYHLYRRRRSTFTA
- a CDS encoding ABC transporter permease subunit; the encoded protein is MRALILKELRGFLGSLIGQIVVVVFLLLTGLFLWVFPNNILDSGYADLGPLFFIAPWVFLFLVPAITMRSFSEEKRNGTIEFLLTKPLSEMHVVLAKYGASVLLVLFALFPTLIYVWVVDHLALAHAFPSDAIASSIAVRTWSITGIVLAIMIWSVFKKGSRSTPKWTMAKLIQAVFIRVVIAGGVALLVHTLLSFSGIDQGATWGSYIGLFLLAACFAAIGIFASSLTDSQIVAFLIAVFISFFLYLGFDLIASFQTFGAFEGIIRAIGIQSHYESMSRGVLDLRDVLYYVGVITVFVLLTRTVLQSRKW
- a CDS encoding tetratricopeptide repeat protein gives rise to the protein MFRSLLFAILVLPVALSAQTSADELLAKATNAYAAETYDLAQAYADSAIALNGELPGAHKLRGDIKQRQKNLHGALLDYVIAEKLDDTDPRLFVSRSAIHITEGRLKDAIQDINRALKLDPDDGDAYYNEACANYLGLDNSAALRSLDRALDLKPASADALFLRGVVKGELYKEEDGFEDIEAALKIKPGIVGGDMSAAILLFEMERYDEAIERLTKVITTDSLNLAEAHYYRAECYYGLENKEKACADWRVCGEMGDSQAQYIVRNYCNSEETKIPKKPKRERKSVIEF
- a CDS encoding antibiotic biosynthesis monooxygenase, encoding MIIRIVKMTFAQEHIGTFQKLFEGWKPKIRSFPGCSHLELLHDRDDPRVFFTYSHWNVVSDLEAYRVSEVFASVWPVVKQLFEEKAEAWTVDREH
- a CDS encoding SAM-dependent chlorinase/fluorinase — its product is MAIITLTTDMGLKDHYVASIKGSILSQCPDSMIVDVSHLIKPFNNSQAAFVLRQAYPNFPRGTIHIIGVNPEADGQTQHLVVRHDGHYFIGADNGIFALLFDSKPHEAFELTMLLDEDHAAFPTKSVFVKAACHLARGGTPDVIGRKVTRIKDQIGFQPATDAQSIRAKVVYIDSYGNLVTNVRKQLFDEVGKGRTFKIGFGRTVYDIAKIDKTYADVPAGDRVAFFGAGGLLEIAVNKGVEGSGGGAARLFGVHESDAVRIDFGDWVR
- a CDS encoding PhoH family protein, with product MNEKLITIEGIDPVLVLGANDSNLRIIKGIFPKLSIIARGDTIKVTGAEADIALFEERFKELVEHVARYNEMPRKVLDDIMGAGEKGANGGEEPDVLVFGNAGLRVKARTANQQKLVKAVDEGDMVFAIGPAGTGKTYTAVALAVRALKERQVRRIILTRPAVEAGENLGFLPGDLKEKLDPYLQPLYDALKDMIPAARLAEYLDEGVIQIAPLAFMRGRTLDHAFVILDEAQNATLPQLKMFLTRMGRNAKFVITGDMTQVDLPDRQPSGLLPVVRMLTGVDGINVVELDEKDVIRHELVIRVLRAFSKLEEGNKADKK
- a CDS encoding phosphoribosylaminoimidazolesuccinocarboxamide synthase, with translation MTTTLSGTLMRSDLKLAKLESVYHGKVRDVYHLNDGRTILVATDRISAFDVVLPRGIPHKGQVLSQLSWHMLQATRHIAPNWALSAPDPNVVIGKRCETVKVEMVVRGYLAGHAWRTYQTGARTLCGAVLPEDMKENDRFPEPLITPSTKADEGHDEDISPDQILKSGLCTEVEWQTMSRYALALFAEGTRIASEQGLLLVDTKYEFGRTRTGEILLIDEIHTPDSSRYFYADGYAERQANGERQKQLSKEFVREWLIAGGFMGKEGQQVPEMDDAFVQSVTDRYVELYERITGMTFVPADTSGINERIQKALEG